The following coding sequences are from one Salvia hispanica cultivar TCC Black 2014 chromosome 3, UniMelb_Shisp_WGS_1.0, whole genome shotgun sequence window:
- the LOC125211184 gene encoding thioredoxin 1-like: MAALLQTLVVPRPSASLRSTSSPFSNFSGLKIQPPRPSANLTSTPKPSRLRSSRIVCEAQDTALKAPPAVTDSTWQSLVIESDLPVLVEFWAPWCGPCRMIHPVIDKLAQQYDGKLKVYKVNTDESPSIATQYGIRSIPTVMVFKNGEKKEAVIGAVPESTLTTCLEKFL, from the exons ATGGCTGCTCTCCTCCAAACCCTCGTCGTCCCGCGCCCTTCCGCCTCTCTCAGATCCACCTCCTCCCCCTTCTCTAACTTCTCCGGACTCAAGATCCAGCCACCTCGCCCCTCCGCCAACCTCACTTCAACTCCCAAACCCTCGCGACTTCGCTCTAGTAGAATCGTCTGCGAGGCGCAGGACACAGCTCTCAAAG CGCCTCCTGCTGTTACCGATTCAACTTGGCAGTCTCTGGTAATCGAATCCGACCTACCCGTTCTCGTTGAGTTTTGGGCTCCGTGGTGCGGGCCGTGCCGCATGATCCACCCTGTCATCGACAAGCTGGCTCAGCAATATGATGGGAAGCTCAAGGTGTACAAGGTTAACACTGATGAATCCCCTTCGATTGCCACCCAATACGGAATCCGGAGCATTCCAACAGTCATGGTGTTCAAGAACGGTGAAAAGAAAGAAGCAGTGATTGGTGCTGTTCCAGAATCTACATTGACGACTTGCCTAGAAAAATTCTTGTAG